A genomic window from Candidatus Kouleothrix ribensis includes:
- a CDS encoding glutamate mutase L, giving the protein MPQKPGALLVAEIGNVTTRVTLIDLVDGEMRLIGQASVPSTTEPPYDNAVFAILEAATQLGETTGRQLMHDGSLMMPQTNERDGINAVVAATSACPPMGIVIAAVASEVSARSAARASRATYTTILQTITLDESAGGNTGGDSSWIERQVQTLMGIKPDLVVIAGGLEDGAEDSLVRLAHIVGLTSVTNRVDSDGQQRHDINKRKVLFAGNSAARERVIEALSSRADLQVIENVRPSLEVEQLEPARQAIIKLYNESLLASLPGAGALRRLSNTPLVAASDATGLMTRFIAEHYHRATLTIDCGSANTAVYYANTGSYTPVVFGGVGSGYGIGGLLAERGAAAIARWLPFAISERELTHWLLNKLLRPQTIPSSREDVLIEHAVAREALNLAMSTFQSERAAAYDYVIAGGGVLSNAQPPGLAALTILDALQPSASESVLAIELHLDTLGLIGSCGALAFSNPDAALTLFEHDLLGNTPLATCVVALGGGRTGDVAVEAELKESSGAIQRITVEHGQLGRLALPPGRKAQLTLRPVSNVRIGRNAPGEEVASEVAAISGSALGVIIDARGRPLRLPDEPAGRQRLLWEWLLALGAESGPLPYPIAEITSEPPLSVAPTNGSIAFADVEAPPPVPPARPGESAPIERDLAQLRQTIEEPKKRGIFRRK; this is encoded by the coding sequence ATGCCACAGAAACCGGGCGCACTGCTCGTCGCCGAGATCGGCAATGTGACCACTCGCGTAACGCTGATCGACCTTGTCGACGGCGAGATGCGCTTGATCGGCCAGGCCAGCGTGCCCAGCACCACTGAACCACCGTACGACAACGCGGTATTCGCGATCCTCGAGGCAGCCACGCAGCTCGGCGAAACCACCGGCCGCCAGCTGATGCACGACGGCAGCTTGATGATGCCGCAAACCAACGAGCGCGATGGCATCAACGCGGTAGTGGCCGCCACCAGCGCCTGCCCACCGATGGGGATCGTGATCGCCGCAGTCGCCAGCGAAGTATCGGCCCGTAGCGCGGCGCGCGCCAGCCGGGCCACCTACACCACAATCTTGCAGACGATCACGCTCGATGAGTCGGCCGGGGGCAACACTGGCGGCGATAGCTCGTGGATCGAGCGCCAGGTGCAGACGCTCATGGGTATCAAGCCCGACCTGGTGGTGATCGCGGGCGGGCTGGAAGATGGTGCCGAAGATTCGCTGGTGCGGCTGGCCCATATCGTCGGCCTGACCTCAGTGACGAATCGTGTCGACTCAGATGGCCAGCAGCGCCACGATATCAATAAGCGCAAGGTGCTGTTCGCCGGCAACAGCGCGGCGCGCGAGCGTGTGATCGAGGCACTCTCGAGCCGCGCCGACCTCCAGGTGATCGAGAATGTCCGGCCATCGCTTGAGGTCGAGCAACTCGAGCCGGCGCGCCAGGCGATCATCAAGCTGTACAATGAGTCGCTGCTGGCAAGCCTGCCTGGTGCCGGGGCGTTGCGCCGGCTCAGCAATACGCCACTGGTGGCCGCCAGCGATGCAACCGGGCTGATGACGCGCTTCATCGCCGAGCACTACCACCGCGCCACGCTGACAATCGACTGTGGCTCGGCCAACACCGCCGTGTACTATGCTAATACCGGTAGCTATACGCCGGTGGTGTTCGGCGGGGTCGGCAGCGGCTATGGCATTGGCGGGCTGCTGGCCGAGCGTGGCGCCGCCGCAATCGCACGCTGGCTGCCATTTGCGATCAGCGAGCGCGAGCTGACACACTGGTTGCTTAACAAACTACTGCGCCCACAGACCATCCCCAGTTCGCGCGAGGATGTGCTGATCGAGCATGCCGTGGCGCGCGAGGCGCTAAACCTGGCGATGAGCACATTCCAGAGCGAGCGAGCGGCTGCCTACGATTATGTGATCGCCGGCGGCGGCGTGTTGTCGAATGCTCAGCCGCCGGGGCTGGCGGCGCTTACAATCCTCGATGCGCTTCAGCCGAGCGCCAGCGAGAGCGTGCTGGCGATCGAACTGCACCTCGACACGCTCGGGCTGATCGGCTCGTGCGGCGCGCTGGCATTCAGCAACCCCGATGCAGCCCTGACCCTGTTCGAGCACGATCTGCTCGGCAACACGCCACTGGCCACCTGCGTGGTAGCGCTCGGCGGCGGGCGTACAGGCGACGTGGCCGTCGAGGCCGAGCTGAAAGAGAGCAGCGGGGCCATCCAGCGCATCACCGTCGAGCATGGCCAGCTTGGGCGGCTAGCGCTGCCACCCGGCCGCAAGGCTCAGCTCACGCTGCGCCCGGTCAGCAATGTGCGGATCGGCCGTAACGCACCTGGTGAAGAGGTGGCCTCGGAGGTAGCGGCGATCAGTGGCAGCGCGCTTGGCGTGATTATCGATGCGCGCGGCCGGCCGCTGCGCCTGCCCGACGAGCCGGCCGGCCGGCAGAGGCTGCTCTGGGAGTGGCTGCTGGCGCTTGGCGCCGAGAGTGGCCCACTGCCCTACCCGATCGCCGAGATCACCAGCGAGCCGCCGCTCAGCGTCGCGCCGACCAACGGCAGCATCGCGTTTGCCGATGTGGAGGCCCCGCCACCCGTGCCGCCGGCCCGGCCCGGCGAGTCGGCGCCGATCGAGCGCGACCTGGCCCAGCTACGCCAGACGATCGAGGAGCCCAAGAAGCGCGGCATATTCCGCCGCAAATAG
- a CDS encoding peptidylprolyl isomerase, producing the protein MLVSNRGGSAAAVPTALPFAAEATTAPAAAAPAGTKPTYSAAPPMTIDPSKRYTATITTPRGDIVIKLRPDLAPQTVNSFVFLSKAGFYDGLTWHRVLQGFMAQGGDPTGTGTGGPGYTVPDEFTDKVLFDRPGIVAMAHSSQPNSNGSQFFITTAAAAHLNQQYTVFGEVEQGQAIVDGIPLRDPDLNPTTPGEQIVKITIAEQ; encoded by the coding sequence ATGCTTGTGTCGAATCGCGGCGGCTCGGCTGCTGCGGTGCCGACAGCCCTACCATTCGCGGCCGAGGCTACTACCGCGCCGGCTGCCGCTGCGCCGGCAGGTACAAAGCCAACCTACAGTGCCGCTCCGCCAATGACGATCGATCCGAGCAAACGCTACACCGCCACGATCACCACGCCGCGCGGCGATATTGTGATCAAGCTGCGGCCCGACCTGGCGCCCCAGACCGTCAATAGCTTCGTATTCCTGTCGAAGGCTGGCTTCTACGATGGGCTGACCTGGCATCGCGTGCTACAGGGCTTTATGGCTCAGGGTGGCGACCCAACCGGCACCGGCACGGGGGGGCCAGGCTACACCGTGCCCGATGAGTTCACCGACAAGGTGCTGTTCGATCGCCCCGGCATCGTGGCGATGGCGCACAGCTCGCAACCAAACAGTAATGGCTCGCAGTTCTTCATCACTACTGCGGCTGCGGCACACCTCAATCAGCAGTATACCGTGTTTGGCGAGGTCGAGCAGGGCCAGGCGATCGTCGATGGCATCCCGCTGCGCGACCCCGATCTCAACCCCACCACGCCGGGCGAGCAGATCGTCAAGATCACGATCGCCGAGCAGTAG
- a CDS encoding type 2 isopentenyl-diphosphate Delta-isomerase: protein MNDNDTTSSRKLDHVRIVLDEDVAAKGVHTGFAAYQLPHDAVPELDLAEIDTHTTFLGKPLRAPLLISSMTGGAHDVAQINLALAEAAQALGLAIGVGSQRSAIRDARLAYTYQVRRVAPSIPVLANLGAVQLNYGYGVDECRRAVEMIEADALILHLNPLQEAVQPEGNTNFKGLLKRIEAVCKALDVPVIAKEVGNGIGVRAARRLAEAGVWGIDVAGAGGTSWSEVERFRHSTELGARVAGAFAGWGLPTAEAIRQVRAALPQITLIGSGGIRSGVDIAKAIALGANLAGTAKPALGPAAAAGGTAAVVAGMQAYIDELRIAMFCSGCGDLSALRRLTLERG, encoded by the coding sequence ATGAACGACAACGATACCACCAGCAGCCGCAAGCTCGACCACGTGCGAATCGTGCTTGACGAGGATGTGGCGGCCAAGGGTGTGCATACCGGCTTCGCGGCCTACCAGCTGCCGCACGATGCTGTGCCCGAGCTCGATCTGGCCGAGATCGACACGCATACCACGTTTCTGGGCAAGCCGCTCCGCGCGCCGCTGCTGATCAGCTCGATGACGGGCGGCGCGCATGATGTGGCCCAGATCAACCTGGCGCTGGCCGAGGCGGCGCAGGCGCTCGGCCTGGCCATAGGCGTTGGGTCGCAGCGCTCGGCCATCCGCGACGCGCGCCTGGCCTACACCTACCAGGTGCGGCGCGTGGCGCCAAGCATTCCCGTGCTGGCAAACCTGGGCGCGGTGCAGCTCAACTATGGCTACGGCGTTGACGAGTGCCGGCGCGCGGTAGAGATGATCGAGGCCGACGCGCTGATCTTGCACTTGAACCCGCTGCAAGAGGCAGTGCAACCCGAGGGCAACACCAACTTCAAGGGCCTGCTCAAGCGGATCGAGGCGGTGTGCAAGGCGCTCGACGTGCCGGTGATCGCCAAGGAGGTGGGCAACGGCATTGGCGTGCGCGCGGCGCGGCGGCTGGCCGAGGCGGGGGTGTGGGGCATCGACGTAGCCGGTGCCGGCGGCACCAGCTGGAGCGAGGTCGAGCGCTTTCGGCACAGCACCGAGCTGGGCGCGCGCGTGGCCGGCGCATTTGCCGGCTGGGGGCTGCCGACTGCCGAGGCCATCCGCCAGGTACGGGCCGCGCTGCCTCAGATCACGCTGATCGGCAGCGGCGGGATTCGCAGCGGCGTCGATATTGCCAAGGCCATCGCGCTAGGCGCCAACCTGGCCGGCACCGCCAAGCCCGCGCTTGGCCCGGCCGCAGCCGCTGGCGGCACGGCCGCAGTGGTGGCCGGCATGCAGGCCTATATCGACGAGCTGCGGATCGCTATGTTCTGTAGTGGCTGCGGCGATCTGAGCGCGCTACGCAGGCTCACGCTAGAGCGGGGGTAA
- the recF gene encoding DNA replication/repair protein RecF, with product MHVTNLSLRDFRAYERLDLAIEPGTTLFYGPNAAGKTTILEALFYLATTRSPRAGADRELVRWEAQGDIGTPPFARLLCDVRRSDGKVRLEVIVQRRADDEGQLTGASLKTVRVDRKAVRALDLVGNLRVVLFTPADLALITGAPAERRRYLDVTLSQLNGRYVRTLSHYQKVVQQRNSLLRAWRERRRPLRGADDELAFWDRELALAGSYVLRERMAAVAELNTLIGPIFCRVTAGNTPLLAAYQSSVAGITGTPDERTIEAAFLAHLVRLRDDEIGRGQTLIGPHRDDLLLTMGSMSIGTYGSRGQQRSATLALKLGEAELMRARAGDAPVLLLDDLLSELDAERRAHLLETLAQPDQQTLVTATGIEDFDAAFLARARTIRVEGSKLYPS from the coding sequence ATGCATGTCACCAATTTAAGCCTGCGTGATTTTCGCGCGTACGAGCGGCTCGATCTCGCGATCGAACCAGGCACCACGCTATTCTATGGGCCGAACGCGGCTGGCAAGACCACCATCCTCGAGGCGCTGTTCTACCTGGCCACCACCCGCTCGCCGCGCGCCGGCGCCGACCGCGAGCTGGTGCGCTGGGAGGCGCAGGGCGATATCGGCACACCGCCGTTTGCACGGCTGCTGTGCGATGTGCGGCGCAGCGACGGCAAGGTGCGGCTCGAGGTGATCGTGCAGCGCCGCGCCGACGACGAGGGCCAGCTGACTGGCGCATCGCTCAAGACCGTGCGGGTCGACCGCAAGGCCGTGCGCGCGCTCGATCTGGTGGGCAACCTGCGGGTGGTGCTGTTCACGCCGGCCGACCTGGCGCTGATCACCGGGGCGCCGGCTGAGCGGCGGCGCTACCTCGACGTGACGCTCTCGCAGCTGAACGGCCGCTATGTGCGCACGCTCTCGCACTACCAGAAGGTGGTGCAGCAGCGCAATAGCCTGCTGCGCGCCTGGCGCGAGCGCCGCCGCCCGCTGCGCGGCGCCGACGACGAGCTGGCCTTCTGGGATCGCGAGCTGGCGCTGGCCGGCAGCTACGTGCTGCGCGAGCGCATGGCCGCAGTGGCCGAGCTGAACACGCTGATCGGCCCGATCTTCTGCCGGGTGACTGCCGGCAACACCCCGCTGCTGGCGGCCTACCAGAGCAGCGTGGCCGGCATCACCGGCACGCCCGACGAGCGCACGATCGAGGCGGCATTTCTGGCACACCTGGTGCGCCTGCGCGACGACGAGATCGGGCGCGGGCAGACGCTGATCGGCCCGCACCGCGACGACCTGCTGCTCACGATGGGCAGCATGAGTATCGGCACGTATGGCTCGCGTGGGCAGCAGCGTAGCGCCACGCTGGCGCTCAAGCTTGGCGAGGCCGAGCTCATGCGCGCGCGCGCGGGCGACGCGCCGGTGCTGCTGCTCGACGACCTGCTGTCGGAGCTGGACGCTGAGCGGCGCGCGCATCTGCTCGAGACGCTGGCCCAGCCCGACCAGCAGACGCTGGTGACGGCAACCGGCATCGAGGATTT